Proteins co-encoded in one Meiothermus sp. genomic window:
- a CDS encoding menaquinone biosynthetic enzyme MqnA/MqnD family protein gives MYILGVPRYANTAPLYHFLEEGDGVAFRYGVPTELNRWLLEGTVDLSLVSSYFYLEHAHQLRPLPDFSVADLGPVYSVNLFHRIPWKDLKRIALTIESATSVRLLQYLLEADGIQAQYTPAQGGLELLEQYDAVLLIGDRAITTYYGLLSVIPESVHQVPNQIEGIRITDLSMKWFERTRLPFVFGVWVTRNNAPPPPEVVRRLRAARSLGLGNLAAVAGTEAQRLGVPERLMQHYLWNFRYHLEAPDRLGLQTFAQAVGLPYPDDYWEV, from the coding sequence ATGTACATCCTGGGTGTTCCCCGTTACGCCAACACCGCGCCGCTCTATCACTTTCTGGAGGAAGGGGATGGCGTAGCTTTTCGCTACGGCGTACCCACCGAGCTCAACCGCTGGCTACTGGAGGGCACAGTGGACCTGAGCCTGGTCTCGTCGTACTTTTACCTCGAGCACGCCCACCAGCTACGCCCCCTGCCCGACTTTAGCGTGGCCGACCTGGGGCCGGTGTATTCGGTCAATTTATTTCACCGCATCCCCTGGAAAGATCTAAAACGCATTGCCCTGACCATCGAAAGCGCCACCTCGGTGCGGCTTTTGCAGTACCTGCTCGAGGCCGATGGCATCCAGGCCCAGTACACCCCGGCGCAGGGGGGCCTGGAGCTGCTGGAGCAGTACGACGCTGTGCTCCTGATCGGCGACCGGGCCATCACCACCTACTACGGCCTGCTTTCTGTCATCCCCGAGTCGGTGCACCAGGTTCCCAACCAGATCGAAGGCATCCGCATCACCGACCTGTCGATGAAATGGTTCGAGCGAACCCGGCTGCCCTTTGTGTTTGGGGTCTGGGTCACCCGCAACAATGCCCCACCCCCCCCTGAGGTTGTCCGCCGGCTGCGGGCTGCTCGCTCACTGGGGCTGGGCAACCTGGCCGCTGTGGCCGGTACCGAGGCCCAGCGCCTGGGCGTACCCGAGCGGCTGATGCAGCACTACTTGTGGAACTTCCGCTACCACCTCGAGGCCCCCGACCGGCTTGGCTTACAAACCTTTGCTCAAGCGGTAGGTCTGCCTTATCCCGACGACTACTGGGAGGTATAA
- the sufC gene encoding Fe-S cluster assembly ATPase SufC, which produces MVNQLEIRNLHARIVDGETILNGVNLVLPKGQVHAIMGPNGAGKSTLGKIIAGDPSYEIIKGDILMDGESILEMEADERARKGLFLAFQYPVEVPGVSNANFLRLALQAKKGGEVNMMEFYGKLQKALETLEWDESILTRYLNDGFSGGEKKRNEIMHMMVLEPTYVIMDETDSGLDIDALKVVAKGVNAMRGPNFGALLITHYQRLLNYIVPDMVHVMIDGRIVTSGGPELAMKLEEQGYDWVKELAVSN; this is translated from the coding sequence ATGGTAAATCAACTGGAAATCCGCAACCTGCATGCCAGAATCGTAGACGGCGAGACCATTCTGAACGGGGTTAATCTGGTGCTGCCCAAGGGCCAGGTACACGCCATCATGGGGCCCAATGGGGCCGGCAAAAGCACCCTGGGCAAGATTATCGCCGGTGACCCCAGCTACGAGATAATCAAGGGTGACATCCTGATGGACGGGGAGAGCATCCTGGAGATGGAAGCAGACGAGCGCGCCCGCAAGGGGCTGTTCCTGGCCTTCCAGTACCCGGTGGAGGTTCCGGGGGTTTCCAACGCCAACTTTTTGCGGCTGGCCTTGCAGGCCAAAAAGGGCGGCGAAGTCAATATGATGGAGTTCTACGGCAAGCTGCAAAAGGCCCTGGAGACCCTCGAGTGGGACGAGAGCATCCTGACCCGCTACCTCAACGACGGCTTCTCCGGGGGCGAGAAGAAGCGCAACGAGATCATGCACATGATGGTGCTGGAACCCACCTACGTCATCATGGACGAGACCGACTCCGGCCTGGACATCGACGCTTTGAAGGTGGTGGCCAAGGGGGTTAACGCCATGCGCGGCCCCAACTTTGGCGCGCTCCTGATTACCCACTACCAGCGCCTGCTCAACTACATCGTGCCGGATATGGTGCACGTGATGATTGATGGCCGCATCGTAACCTCGGGTGGTCCCGAGCTGGCTATGAAGCTCGAGGAGCAGGGCTACGACTGGGTCAAAGAGCTGGCCGTGTCGAACTGA
- the sufB gene encoding Fe-S cluster assembly protein SufB, with product MSDNILIEDIGNEYKYGFVDEVKPVWKAEKGLNRRVVEAISYHKDEPAWMLEFRLKALEIYQSKPVPAWGADLSGLNMDEIYFYAKPTEKRDARSWDEVPEEIRRTYEKLGIPEAERKVLAGVGAQYDSEMVYHQVREELQRLGVIFVSIEEGLKHHEDLFREYFATVIPPEDNKYAALNSAVWSGGSFVYVPKGVKVDLPLQAYFRVNTAELGQFERTIIVVDEGAEVHYIEGCTAPTYTTDSFHSGVIEIVVNQGAKSRYTTIQNWSHNMYNLVTQRALVKKDAYHMWLDGNLGSKVTMKYPSSYLVEEGARSDILSIAFANTGQHQDAGGKLIFAASHTGGSIVSKSISKGSGRSSYRGLIKVYEGAKHVKVNVECDALLINEESRTDTYPYMEIEDDTATVGHEATVSRLNDEQIFYLQSRGLPEDEAAALIVRGFIEPVAKELPLEYAVELNRLIELEMEGSVG from the coding sequence ATGTCCGATAACATCCTGATCGAAGACATTGGGAATGAATACAAGTACGGCTTTGTGGACGAGGTAAAGCCGGTCTGGAAAGCCGAAAAAGGTCTCAACCGGCGGGTGGTAGAGGCCATCAGCTACCACAAAGACGAGCCGGCCTGGATGCTCGAGTTCCGCCTCAAGGCCCTGGAAATCTACCAGTCCAAGCCCGTTCCCGCCTGGGGCGCCGACCTCTCGGGCCTCAACATGGACGAGATCTACTTCTACGCCAAGCCCACCGAGAAACGCGACGCGCGGAGCTGGGACGAGGTGCCCGAGGAAATTCGCCGCACCTACGAGAAGCTGGGCATTCCCGAGGCCGAGCGCAAGGTGCTGGCCGGGGTGGGCGCACAGTACGACTCGGAGATGGTCTACCACCAGGTTAGGGAAGAACTCCAGCGCCTGGGCGTAATCTTCGTCTCCATCGAGGAGGGGCTCAAGCACCACGAAGACCTCTTCCGGGAGTACTTTGCCACGGTCATTCCACCCGAAGACAACAAGTACGCCGCCCTCAACTCGGCGGTCTGGTCGGGTGGGAGCTTTGTGTATGTGCCCAAGGGGGTCAAGGTAGACCTGCCCTTGCAGGCCTACTTCCGGGTCAACACCGCCGAGCTGGGCCAGTTCGAGCGCACCATCATCGTGGTGGACGAAGGGGCCGAGGTGCACTACATCGAGGGCTGCACCGCCCCCACCTACACCACCGACTCCTTCCACTCGGGTGTGATTGAGATTGTGGTGAACCAGGGGGCCAAGAGCCGCTACACCACCATCCAGAACTGGTCGCACAACATGTACAACCTGGTCACCCAGCGGGCTTTGGTGAAGAAGGACGCCTACCACATGTGGCTGGATGGCAACCTGGGCTCCAAGGTGACCATGAAGTACCCCAGCAGCTACCTGGTGGAGGAAGGGGCCCGCTCGGACATCCTCTCCATCGCCTTTGCCAACACCGGCCAGCACCAGGATGCCGGCGGCAAGCTGATTTTCGCAGCCTCCCACACCGGCGGCTCCATCGTCTCCAAGAGCATCTCCAAAGGCTCGGGGCGCAGCAGCTACCGGGGCCTGATTAAGGTGTACGAGGGGGCCAAGCACGTCAAGGTGAACGTGGAGTGCGACGCGCTCTTGATTAACGAAGAGTCGCGCACCGACACCTACCCCTACATGGAGATCGAGGACGACACCGCCACCGTGGGCCACGAGGCCACCGTGAGCCGCCTCAACGACGAGCAGATTTTCTACCTGCAAAGCCGAGGCCTGCCCGAGGACGAGGCCGCCGCTCTGATTGTGCGCGGGTTCATCGAGCCGGTGGCCAAGGAGCTGCCCCTCGAGTACGCCGTCGAGCTGAACCGGCTGATCGAGCTCGAGATGGAAGGATCGGTGGGCTAG
- the sufD gene encoding Fe-S cluster assembly protein SufD yields MELTSSLSRDLVLEVSKKLNEPQWLQTKRLEAWETFAKLPYPTTRTEEWKYTDITEVPFEELPLELPKGGISEIPQAVQDRLAQAQLSGYAVFVGADLVHVELPEEYRQQGVIFTSLHQAIAQHPELVEANLFKAVNWHDLVGTQKNRPENSKIPALNAALFTHGVFLYIPKNVEFSKPIGVFKYLEGGRLSGSRTLIVGDVNSQAVYIEEYISPARVAPSVNTSSTEIIVGNGAKVRHAHIQLLGQGFYHFHRQRAHLQRDAALNDLVVNMGASISRAEVQSEMLGPGSSSEMLGLYFTTGQEHVDHYTLQHHVADHAYSDVLYKGAAKDQSRTVYAGLIKVEQGAQKTDAYQTNRNLLLSEDARSDSVPQLEIGANDVKCSHGSSTAPVAPEELFYLMSRGLPRHMAQQILVKGHMTDVLTRIPIEPLRQYIESIIEEKVRV; encoded by the coding sequence ATGGAACTCACCTCGAGCCTTTCCCGCGACCTCGTTTTAGAGGTCTCCAAAAAACTCAACGAGCCCCAGTGGCTCCAGACCAAGCGGCTGGAGGCCTGGGAGACCTTCGCCAAGCTGCCCTACCCCACCACCCGCACCGAGGAGTGGAAGTACACCGACATCACCGAGGTGCCCTTCGAGGAGCTGCCGCTCGAGCTACCCAAGGGCGGCATAAGCGAGATTCCCCAGGCCGTCCAAGACCGCCTGGCCCAGGCCCAGCTCTCGGGCTACGCGGTGTTCGTGGGGGCCGACCTGGTACACGTGGAGCTACCGGAGGAGTACCGGCAGCAGGGCGTTATCTTCACCAGCCTGCACCAGGCCATCGCCCAGCACCCCGAGCTGGTAGAGGCCAACCTCTTCAAGGCCGTCAACTGGCACGACCTGGTGGGCACCCAGAAGAACCGCCCCGAGAACTCCAAAATTCCCGCCCTCAACGCGGCCCTCTTCACCCATGGGGTGTTTTTGTACATCCCCAAGAACGTGGAGTTCAGCAAGCCCATCGGTGTGTTCAAGTACCTGGAAGGCGGTAGGCTTTCCGGCTCACGCACCCTGATTGTGGGCGATGTGAACAGCCAGGCCGTCTACATCGAGGAGTACATCTCGCCGGCCAGGGTAGCCCCTTCGGTGAACACCTCCTCCACCGAGATTATCGTAGGCAACGGGGCCAAGGTGCGCCACGCCCACATCCAGCTTCTGGGCCAGGGCTTCTACCACTTCCACCGCCAGCGGGCCCACCTCCAGCGCGACGCCGCCCTCAACGACCTGGTGGTGAACATGGGGGCCTCCATCAGCCGGGCCGAGGTACAGTCGGAGATGCTGGGGCCGGGTTCGTCCTCGGAGATGCTGGGCCTGTACTTCACCACCGGCCAGGAGCACGTGGATCACTACACCCTCCAGCACCACGTGGCCGACCACGCCTACTCCGACGTGCTCTACAAAGGCGCGGCCAAAGACCAGAGCCGCACGGTGTACGCGGGCCTGATCAAGGTGGAGCAGGGGGCCCAGAAAACCGACGCCTACCAGACCAACCGCAACCTGCTTCTGTCGGAGGATGCCCGCAGCGACAGCGTGCCGCAGCTCGAGATTGGGGCCAACGACGTGAAGTGCTCCCACGGCTCCTCCACCGCGCCGGTGGCCCCCGAGGAGCTGTTCTACCTGATGAGCCGGGGCCTGCCGCGCCACATGGCCCAGCAGATTCTGGTCAAGGGCCACATGACCGATGTGCTCACCCGCATCCCCATCGAGCCCTTGCGGCAGTACATCGAGAGCATCATCGAGGAGAAGGTGCGGGTCTGA
- a CDS encoding non-heme iron oxygenase ferredoxin subunit, with the protein MWIPVAKLEEFQNGRLVVRVEGEKTPVLLIHAGEEIFAISDICTHDKNPLSDGPVEGETIRCTRHGAKFNLRTGQATLPAPRPVKAYKARLEDGQVWLEV; encoded by the coding sequence ATGTGGATTCCCGTTGCCAAGCTCGAGGAGTTCCAGAATGGCCGCCTGGTGGTGCGGGTGGAGGGCGAGAAAACCCCGGTGCTGCTCATCCACGCCGGCGAGGAAATTTTCGCCATCTCGGACATCTGCACCCACGACAAAAACCCGCTCTCCGATGGCCCGGTAGAAGGCGAGACCATCCGCTGCACCCGCCACGGGGCTAAGTTCAACCTGCGCACCGGCCAGGCCACCCTGCCCGCACCCCGTCCGGTAAAGGCCTACAAGGCCCGGCTGGAGGACGGGCAGGTCTGGCTCGAGGTGTGA